One stretch of Nicotiana tabacum cultivar K326 chromosome 18, ASM71507v2, whole genome shotgun sequence DNA includes these proteins:
- the LOC107783999 gene encoding actin-depolymerizing factor 7, with amino-acid sequence MANAASGMAVLDECKLKFLELKAKRNYRFIVFKIEGQQVVVEKLGNPEENYDDFTNSLPADECRYAVFDFDFITTENCQKSKIFFIAWSPDTSKVRMKMVYASSKDRFKRELDGIQVELQATDPSEMSFDIIKSRAL; translated from the exons ATG GCAAATGCTGCGTCTGGAATGGCTGTGCTAGACGAGTGTAAGCTGAAGTTCTTGGAATTAAAAGCAAAGAGAAACTACAGGTTCATAGTATTCAAGATTGAAGGCCAACAAGTGGTTGTGGAGAAGCTTGGAAATCCTGAAGAAAACTATGACGATTTCACTAACTCTCTGCCTGCCGATGAGTGCCGCTATGCTGTCTTTGATTTCGACTTCATCACTACTGAAAATTGCCAGAAAAGCAAGATTTTCTTCATTGCTTG GTCACCTGACACATCAAAGGTGAGGATGAAGATGGTGTATGCAAGCTCAAAGGATAGATTCAAGAGAGAACTTGATGGAATTCAAGTCGAATTGCAAGCAACGGATCCCAGTGAAATGAGCTTTGACATTATAAAGTCACGAGCACTTTGA